One stretch of Tenacibaculum sp. MAR_2010_89 DNA includes these proteins:
- a CDS encoding ATP-binding cassette domain-containing protein gives MNYLHVDSITKSFKTKIILNNLFISCKTGDIIGLLGRNGSGKSTLLKVIFGIEKANFKFQKVNDIIIQKQSKTYRWINYLPQDNFLPNNYKIKTLINFFCDQENITDLYQNNFIKPFLNSKTQELSGGEKRIIEILMILNTKSKFVLLDEPFNGVSPISIEGIKEMIQKKAKSKGIILTDHDYENVINISTNVKLLHNSSLFDIKNKEQLKKFGYIS, from the coding sequence ATGAATTATTTACATGTAGATAGTATTACTAAAAGTTTTAAAACTAAAATTATACTTAATAATTTATTTATCTCATGTAAAACTGGTGATATTATTGGTTTACTAGGAAGAAATGGTTCAGGAAAATCTACCTTATTAAAGGTAATTTTTGGTATTGAAAAAGCTAATTTTAAGTTTCAAAAAGTAAATGACATAATCATTCAAAAACAAAGTAAAACCTATCGTTGGATTAATTATTTACCTCAAGATAACTTTTTACCTAATAATTATAAAATAAAAACACTAATCAATTTTTTTTGTGATCAAGAAAACATAACTGATCTTTATCAAAACAATTTTATAAAGCCCTTTTTAAATTCTAAAACTCAAGAATTATCTGGTGGTGAAAAAAGAATTATTGAAATTTTAATGATTTTAAATACAAAGTCAAAATTTGTATTACTTGACGAACCCTTTAATGGTGTTTCTCCAATCAGTATAGAAGGTATTAAAGAAATGATTCAGAAAAAAGCTAAATCAAAAGGAATTATACTAACAGACCATGATTATGAAAATGTTATAAACATCTCTACTAATGTTAAACTTTTACATAATTCTTCTTTATTTGATATTAAAAACAAAGAACAACTTAAAAAGTTCGGGTATATATCTTAA